From Sulfurovum zhangzhouensis, the proteins below share one genomic window:
- the rny gene encoding ribonuclease Y, with product MIETIGLSSIAGVVLGVVSCYFWLKSSTQSKFSYMELESRAKAKAIEHEAVQILENSKVRIKANEIEQEREYQKRLSKLDERQRSVILEQKVMESEKKRFEEKKKSLQRQERNLEKLEQNKQAVITEAIDKMEHIASLTKEEAKAFILEKVEEQSRAEVADIVRKYEHEAKEEGEKKANYILAQATTRYAGEFAGERLINTITLPSDEHKGRIIGKEGRNIKSLEMLLGVDIIIDETPGVIVVSSFNLYRRAIATRVIEILVEDGRIHPGRIEEVHEKVQKEFEQKTYEEGENIVIDLGLFPMAEELIRLLGRMKYRASYGQNALAHTLEVANLAKVMAANMGGDEKLAMRAGLLHDIGKALTQEHGGSHVELGVELCRKYHEHPTVINAIYAHHGYEEPDSVESAAVCAADKLSAARPGARREVLESFTKRVQEIEDIATAKEYVTSAYAINAGREIRVFVNADKISDNESVLLSKEIAKEIEEKVQYPGEIKVNVIRETRATAYAK from the coding sequence ATGATAGAGACAATTGGACTCTCCTCCATAGCAGGAGTTGTTTTAGGCGTAGTAAGTTGCTACTTTTGGTTAAAAAGCAGTACACAAAGTAAATTTTCTTATATGGAGTTGGAGAGCAGAGCAAAAGCAAAGGCGATCGAACATGAGGCTGTACAGATACTTGAAAACAGTAAAGTAAGAATCAAGGCAAATGAGATCGAGCAAGAACGGGAGTATCAAAAGCGTTTATCAAAATTGGATGAACGTCAACGCTCAGTGATTCTTGAACAAAAAGTGATGGAGTCTGAAAAAAAACGTTTTGAGGAAAAGAAAAAAAGTCTGCAAAGACAGGAGAGAAACCTTGAAAAGCTAGAGCAGAACAAGCAAGCTGTGATCACTGAAGCAATCGATAAAATGGAACATATTGCTTCTCTTACCAAAGAGGAAGCAAAAGCCTTTATCCTTGAGAAGGTCGAAGAGCAAAGCCGCGCAGAGGTAGCAGACATAGTACGCAAGTACGAACATGAAGCCAAGGAAGAAGGTGAAAAGAAGGCCAATTATATCCTTGCTCAGGCTACAACGCGCTATGCAGGTGAGTTTGCCGGTGAACGCTTGATCAATACTATTACGCTTCCCAGTGATGAACATAAAGGTCGTATCATCGGGAAAGAGGGACGAAATATTAAATCTCTGGAGATGCTTTTAGGTGTTGATATCATTATTGATGAGACTCCGGGAGTGATCGTAGTGAGTTCGTTCAACTTATATAGAAGAGCGATAGCAACACGTGTGATAGAGATATTGGTAGAAGATGGACGTATCCATCCCGGACGTATTGAAGAAGTGCATGAAAAAGTACAAAAAGAGTTTGAACAGAAAACTTATGAAGAGGGTGAAAATATCGTCATAGATCTCGGGCTTTTTCCTATGGCTGAAGAGCTTATAAGGTTGCTTGGTCGTATGAAATATAGAGCAAGTTATGGACAAAATGCACTGGCACATACATTGGAAGTAGCAAATTTGGCCAAAGTGATGGCTGCCAATATGGGTGGAGATGAAAAACTTGCTATGCGTGCAGGTTTGCTGCATGACATCGGTAAAGCATTGACACAGGAGCATGGAGGTTCACATGTTGAACTGGGGGTAGAGCTTTGCCGCAAATATCATGAACATCCAACGGTGATCAATGCGATCTATGCACATCATGGTTATGAAGAACCTGATTCGGTAGAGTCTGCTGCGGTTTGTGCTGCAGATAAACTTTCTGCAGCCAGACCGGGTGCCAGACGAGAGGTACTTGAAAGCTTTACCAAGAGGGTACAGGAGATCGAAGATATTGCGACTGCCAAAGAGTATGTCACAAGTGCGTATGCGATCAATGCAGGGCGTGAGATACGTGTATTTGTCAATGCTGATAAGATCTCGGATAATGAATCTGTGCTTTTAAGCAAGGAGATCGCCAAAGAGATCGAAGAAAAGGTACAGTACCCCGGTGAGATCAAGGTCAATGTTATCCGTGAGACGAGAGCGACAGCATACGCTAAATAA
- a CDS encoding 5-formyltetrahydrofolate cyclo-ligase, producing the protein MRQTIEKRAFRASCLEKLRKASQRGAYSKDKSIVQRLYSEIVAFDAQNIMLYLPLGTEVNLYPLIKQLRKEGRKLYVPFMEGKSFRLVKYRLPLEKKKFGIKEPKDSKQYRQKAIDMAIVPIVGLDVTQRRVGFGKGMYDRFFEKENKNIKRTVFLARELCYSKEIITDDFDVTADMIITG; encoded by the coding sequence ATGAGGCAAACCATTGAGAAAAGGGCGTTTAGAGCATCTTGTCTGGAGAAATTGCGAAAAGCATCTCAAAGAGGTGCATATTCAAAGGATAAAAGCATTGTGCAAAGACTTTACAGTGAGATTGTCGCTTTTGATGCTCAAAATATCATGCTTTATCTTCCACTGGGAACAGAGGTGAACCTCTATCCGCTTATAAAACAGTTACGTAAAGAGGGTCGGAAGCTTTATGTACCGTTTATGGAGGGTAAAAGTTTCAGGTTGGTAAAATACAGATTACCACTAGAGAAAAAGAAATTTGGAATCAAAGAGCCCAAAGATTCAAAACAGTATAGACAAAAAGCAATTGATATGGCGATCGTACCGATAGTGGGATTGGATGTGACACAAAGACGTGTTGGATTCGGTAAAGGTATGTATGATAGATTTTTTGAGAAAGAAAATAAAAATATTAAAAGAACCGTATTTTTAGCACGTGAATTATGTTATAGCAAAGAGATTATTACAGACGATTTTGATGTGACCGCTGACATGATTATCACGGGATAG
- a CDS encoding TlpA family protein disulfide reductase: MKRTKNAIFIGILLCISFSFNGCEEKKTKTDTELPVENSTEIIGAPDTNITQKKMFTSTSVKGKPAHKSTTSGSLLFQDRSGKKYTLTIQGGKLLPDTQSKPILLINFFDMNDHDSMAQIPYLTKLQDKYHDRLTVLGIPTNQSIDEENLKAFISMNQIDYFISYDSSHDTLINIFSELLDSDNLTTPTTLLYHKGETDSIYEGAVPIEMITHDILMINKD; the protein is encoded by the coding sequence GTGAAAAGAACTAAGAATGCAATATTTATAGGTATACTCTTATGTATATCATTCTCATTCAACGGATGTGAAGAAAAAAAGACTAAAACAGATACGGAACTTCCTGTAGAAAACAGTACTGAAATCATAGGTGCTCCGGATACAAATATCACACAAAAAAAGATGTTCACATCAACATCAGTAAAAGGGAAACCAGCACATAAATCTACAACTTCAGGTAGTTTACTATTTCAAGATCGCAGCGGGAAAAAGTATACACTGACTATACAAGGGGGGAAACTCTTACCTGATACTCAAAGTAAACCTATACTGCTGATCAACTTTTTCGATATGAATGATCATGATTCTATGGCGCAGATTCCTTATCTTACAAAACTGCAGGATAAATATCATGACCGTCTCACGGTCTTGGGTATACCAACCAACCAATCAATAGATGAGGAAAACCTCAAAGCATTTATCAGTATGAATCAAATCGATTATTTCATCTCTTATGATAGCTCACATGATACATTGATTAACATCTTTTCAGAACTATTGGATAGTGATAACTTAACTACTCCGACAACACTGTTGTATCATAAAGGAGAAACCGATTCTATCTATGAAGGTGCTGTTCCCATAGAGATGATTACACATGATATACTAATGATAAACAAAGATTAA
- the ftsY gene encoding signal recognition particle-docking protein FtsY: MFNLFKKVLGKTNEAIKEVAPNKKKEISKDEFEDILLEADVNYELVERLLEDLPENINRVQAFNSLISVFQYKADWKESDAKPFVEMIIGVNGAGKTTTISKLAYRYQDHGKSVILGAGDTFRAAAIEQLSRWAAKLGVPIVATQQGHDPSAVVYDTIESAKAKGIDHVIIDTAGRLHTQTNLSEELKKMIRVAGKAMDGAPHRKMLVLDGTQGNSSINQAKAFNEMIGIDGIIITKLDGTAKGGSVLSIADELKMPIWYIGTGEQPSDMIRFKANEYVNTILDEIFI, translated from the coding sequence ATGTTTAACCTTTTCAAAAAAGTATTGGGCAAAACCAATGAAGCGATCAAAGAAGTCGCACCTAACAAGAAAAAAGAGATCAGCAAAGATGAGTTTGAAGATATACTTTTAGAAGCAGATGTCAACTATGAACTGGTGGAACGTTTGCTTGAAGATCTACCTGAAAATATCAATCGAGTACAGGCTTTTAACTCGCTTATCTCTGTCTTTCAATATAAAGCAGACTGGAAAGAGAGTGATGCCAAACCGTTTGTAGAAATGATCATCGGAGTAAACGGTGCAGGGAAAACCACGACCATCTCTAAACTGGCATATCGTTATCAAGACCATGGCAAAAGTGTCATTCTTGGTGCTGGAGATACATTTCGTGCTGCTGCAATAGAACAGCTTAGCAGATGGGCAGCTAAACTTGGTGTGCCGATAGTAGCAACTCAGCAGGGGCATGATCCTTCCGCTGTCGTATATGACACGATCGAATCAGCAAAGGCAAAGGGCATTGATCATGTGATCATAGACACGGCAGGACGTTTGCATACACAGACAAACCTTAGCGAAGAGCTCAAGAAGATGATACGTGTTGCAGGGAAAGCAATGGACGGTGCACCTCATAGAAAAATGCTTGTACTTGACGGTACACAGGGGAATTCCTCGATCAATCAGGCAAAAGCATTTAATGAAATGATAGGAATTGACGGGATCATCATCACAAAATTAGACGGAACTGCAAAAGGCGGTTCGGTGCTGAGTATCGCAGATGAACTTAAAATGCCTATCTGGTACATCGGTACAGGTGAGCAACCCTCCGATATGATCCGCTTTAAAGCCAATGAGTATGTCAATACCATACTTGATGAGATCTTTATCTAG
- a CDS encoding lysophospholipid acyltransferase family protein → MYLTNSYGLRLKLTKDPKKKKRLRIAYSQAQLDALGIKVKVKHPENLPNDGQYLLVSNHRSVIDPLIIELALKETNLFGLWVSKKELYNSLFFGLFVRNAGAILIDREKTQMSGFFSEVKKGVQEGHSIYIFPEGTRNKTNEPVSTFKEGSRIIAMKNRLPILPVYIEQNADEILRKSMREGIKEQEINIVIGKEISYRTKGDLELLYKEEFRLI, encoded by the coding sequence ATGTATTTGACCAATAGCTATGGTTTGAGGTTAAAACTTACAAAGGATCCAAAAAAGAAAAAAAGACTCAGAATTGCTTATTCGCAGGCACAGCTGGATGCATTGGGGATCAAAGTAAAAGTAAAACATCCTGAAAACCTACCCAATGACGGACAATATCTGCTTGTTTCTAATCATAGAAGTGTAATTGATCCTTTAATTATTGAACTGGCCCTCAAAGAGACTAATCTTTTTGGACTTTGGGTTTCTAAGAAAGAGCTTTATAATTCACTCTTTTTCGGTCTGTTCGTTCGAAATGCAGGTGCGATACTTATTGATCGTGAAAAAACACAAATGAGCGGATTTTTTAGCGAAGTCAAAAAAGGTGTGCAGGAGGGGCATTCCATTTATATCTTTCCTGAAGGAACACGTAATAAAACCAATGAACCTGTATCAACGTTCAAAGAGGGTTCTCGTATCATTGCTATGAAGAACAGATTACCGATATTACCGGTCTATATCGAACAAAATGCTGATGAGATTTTAAGAAAATCGATGAGAGAAGGTATCAAAGAGCAAGAGATTAACATAGTGATCGGTAAAGAGATCTCTTACCGAACCAAAGGTGATCTTGAACTACTCTATAAAGAAGAGTTTAGGCTTATATAG
- the radA gene encoding DNA repair protein RadA, with protein MAKKKTLFECQACGFQSPRWMGKCTSCGEWESMIELSTEQIKFLKETSSVAFTSKNRAQPITDIQEDNIARSTSGSKELDLVLGGGIVPGSLTLIGGSPGIGKSTLLLKIAGNLASQGTKVLYVSGEESAGQIKLRANRLGANHDNLYLLAEINLNAVLAEINNENYGFIVIDSIQTLYSDETSSAPGSVTQVRTITFELMRIAKSLHIPIFIIGHITKDGSIAGPRVLEHMVDTVLYFEGDSNSELRLLRGFKNRFGSTNEVGIFEMNREGLNDAKSMAGKFFNKDKLQSGSALTVIMEGSRPIIVEIQALVSEAYGHPKRSSTGFDNNRLGMLLALLEKKLDLPLGTYDVFINVSGGIKVQEPSADLAIIAAILSSYRERELSAETLFLGEVSLTGEIREIPGLSNRLKEIETQGFTKAVIPNKPLEPSKVKCFVASEVSKVVEWM; from the coding sequence ATGGCAAAGAAAAAAACACTATTTGAGTGCCAAGCATGCGGATTTCAATCTCCAAGATGGATGGGGAAATGTACCTCATGCGGTGAGTGGGAAAGTATGATCGAACTCTCTACTGAACAGATCAAGTTTTTAAAAGAGACCTCTTCTGTGGCATTCACTTCAAAAAACAGAGCACAACCAATCACCGATATCCAGGAAGATAATATCGCTAGATCTACTTCAGGCAGCAAAGAACTTGATCTTGTTTTGGGCGGGGGTATTGTTCCCGGCTCTTTGACACTTATTGGTGGAAGTCCGGGTATAGGGAAATCTACACTGTTACTAAAAATTGCAGGGAACCTGGCAAGCCAAGGGACAAAAGTACTTTATGTCTCGGGAGAAGAGTCTGCAGGACAGATCAAACTGCGTGCCAACAGACTGGGAGCAAACCATGATAATCTCTATCTACTCGCCGAGATCAATTTAAACGCAGTACTTGCAGAGATAAATAATGAAAACTATGGATTTATTGTCATAGACTCGATTCAGACACTTTACTCAGATGAGACCTCTTCAGCACCGGGCTCAGTGACACAGGTACGTACGATCACTTTTGAGCTGATGCGTATTGCTAAAAGCCTGCACATCCCTATCTTTATCATTGGGCACATTACCAAGGATGGATCGATTGCCGGACCAAGAGTACTTGAGCATATGGTTGATACGGTGTTATACTTTGAAGGTGATAGCAATTCCGAGCTGAGACTTTTACGCGGCTTTAAAAACCGTTTTGGTTCTACCAACGAGGTAGGTATCTTTGAAATGAACCGTGAAGGGCTGAATGATGCCAAAAGTATGGCAGGTAAGTTTTTCAATAAAGATAAACTTCAATCAGGTTCGGCTCTTACGGTAATCATGGAAGGAAGTCGGCCGATCATTGTTGAAATACAGGCTCTAGTATCCGAAGCTTATGGACATCCCAAAAGAAGCTCCACCGGATTTGACAATAACCGTTTGGGAATGCTTCTGGCCCTACTGGAAAAGAAACTTGATCTTCCGCTGGGTACCTATGATGTCTTCATCAATGTTTCCGGGGGAATTAAAGTACAAGAGCCCTCTGCAGACCTTGCTATCATTGCTGCGATTCTAAGCAGCTATAGAGAGAGGGAGCTAAGTGCGGAAACACTCTTTTTAGGAGAAGTCAGCCTTACTGGAGAGATACGGGAGATCCCGGGCCTTTCTAATCGTCTCAAAGAGATAGAGACACAAGGGTTTACCAAAGCAGTGATCCCTAATAAACCGCTAGAACCTTCTAAAGTAAAGTGCTTTGTTGCAAGTGAGGTTTCTAAAGTTGTTGAGTGGATGTAA
- the acpS gene encoding holo-ACP synthase, translating into MKIGTDIIQIERVRKMVEKYGIKFQERFLTDSEIDESRKVESIAGLWAAKEAIAKALGCGIGAELAFHDIIIYKDQKGAPHFKLSPQAQARHQIKNSSLSISHDGGFAISIVVIEV; encoded by the coding sequence ATGAAGATAGGCACAGACATTATACAAATAGAGCGCGTAAGAAAGATGGTTGAGAAGTATGGTATCAAATTTCAAGAGCGCTTTTTAACTGACTCAGAGATCGATGAATCCAGAAAAGTTGAGTCTATTGCAGGACTCTGGGCAGCCAAAGAGGCAATTGCCAAAGCGTTAGGGTGTGGAATAGGTGCAGAGCTTGCATTTCATGATATTATCATTTATAAAGATCAAAAAGGTGCACCTCATTTTAAACTCTCACCACAAGCCCAGGCAAGACACCAGATAAAAAATTCATCACTCTCAATCAGTCATGATGGCGGCTTTGCTATCTCAATTGTAGTTATAGAGGTATAA